The following proteins are encoded in a genomic region of Brachypodium distachyon strain Bd21 chromosome 1, Brachypodium_distachyon_v3.0, whole genome shotgun sequence:
- the LOC100842278 gene encoding LRR receptor-like serine/threonine-protein kinase FEI 1, whose translation MGSFLRKQPSLLFILIILHFSAREAGSLSSDGEALIAFKKAITNSDGVFLNWREQDADPCNWKGVRCNNHSKRVIYLILAYHKLVGPIPPEIGRLNQLETLSLQGNSLYGVLPPELGNCTKLQQLYLQGNYISGYIPSEFGDLVELQALDLSSNSLRGSIPHSLDKLTKLASFNVSMNFLTGAIPSDGSLVNFNETSFIGNLGLCGRQINSVCKDALPSPSSQQSNPDDIINSKAGRNSTRLIISAVATVGALLLVALMCFWGCFLYKSFGKKDIHGFRVELCGGSSVVMFHGDLPYSTKDILKKLETMDDENIIGAGGFGTVYKLAMDDGNVFALKRIVKTNEGRDRFFDRELEILGSVKHRYLVNLRGYCNSPSSKLLIYDYLPGGSLDEVLHEKSEQLDWDARINIILGAAKGLAYLHHDCSPRIIHRDIKSSNILLDSNFEARVSDFGLAKLLEDEESHITTIVAGTFGYLAPEYMQSGRATEKTDVYSFGVLVLEILSGKRPTDASFIEKGLNIVGWLNFLAGESREREIADPNCEGMQAETLDALLSLAKQCVSSLPEERPTMHRVVQMLESDVITPCPSDFYDSE comes from the exons ATGGGCTCTTTTCTGAGAAAGCAGCCCAGCCTCCTCTTTATTTTGATAATTCTGCACTTTAGTGCTCGGGAAGCAGGATCACTAAGTTCAGATG GTGAAGCACTTATTGCCTTTAAGAAGGCAATTACAAATTCAGATGGGGTCTTTCTGAATTGGCGTGAACAGGATGCGGATCCCTGTAACTGGAAGGGTGTTAGATGCAATAATCATAGCAAGAGAGTGATTTATCT GATTCTTGCGTATCACAAGTTAGTAGGGCCCATACCACCTGAAATTGGAAGGCTAAATCAGTTGGAGACTTT GTCACTACAGGGGAACAGTTTGTATGGTGTGCTCCCTCCTGAACTGGGAAATTGTACCAAGTTGCAACAACT GTATCTACAAGGAAATTATATAAGTGGCTATATCCCTTCAGAGTTTGGTGATCTGGTAGAACTTCAAGCATT GGACTTGTCCAGTAATTCATTGAGGGGATCAATCCCACATTCTCTTGATAAACTGACCAAACTTGCATCATT CAATGTGTCCATGAACTTCCTGACAGGAGCAATACCATCAGATGGTTCACTCGTCAATTTTAACGAAACTTC ATTCATTGGGAACCTTGGCTTATGTGGAAGGCAGATTAATTCAGTGTGCAAAGATGCACTTCCATCACCGTCATCTCAGCAATCTAACCCAG ATGACATCATAAATAGCAAGGCTGGGAGGAATTCTACCAGACTCATTATAAGTGCAGTAGCAACAGTGGGAGCTCTGTTATTGGTGGCTTTGATGTGTTTCTGGGGCTGTTTTCTGTACAAAAGTTTTGGAAAGAAAGATATCCATGGTTTCAGGGTGGAGCTGTGTGGAG GCTCTTCCGTTGTGATGTTCCATGGGGACCTCCCTTACTCCACAAAAGATATCCTCAAGAAACTGGAGACTATGGATGATGAAAATATCATTGGAGCAGGGGGCTTCGGGACTGTTTATAAACTTGCGATGGATGACGGTAACGTCTTTGCACTGAAAAGGATAGTGAAAACAAATGAAGGGCGTGACCGGTTCTTTGATAGAGAACTGGAGATATTGGGAAGTGTTAAGCATCGTTATTTGGTTAATCTCCGTGGCTATTGCAACTCCCCATCATCAAAACTGTTGATATATGATTACCTTCCAGGTGGAAGCCTGGATGAAGTGCTACATG AAAAATCTGAACAGTTGGATTGGGATGCACGCATTAACATAATACTAGGAGCTGCAAAAGGCCTGGCATACTTGCATCACGATTGTTCACCTCGAATAATACATCGTGATATTAAGTCGAGCAATATTTTACTCGACAGCAATTTTGAGGCCCGTGTATCAGACTTCGGACTAGCAAAACTACTAGAGGATGAAGAATCTCATATTACTACCATAGTTGCAGGAACATTTGGATATCTTGCTCCAG AGTATATGCAAAGTGGCAGGGCCACGGAAAAGACTGATGTCTACAGTTTTGGAGTTTTGGTGCTTGAAATACTAAGCGGGAAGCGGCCTACTGATGCATCATTCATTGAGAAGGGGTTGAACATTGTTGGATGG TTAAATTTCCTGGCTGGCGAGAGCCGGGAACGTGAAATCGCAGATCCAAATTGTGAAGGCATGCAGGCTGAGACCCTGGATGCCCTGCTTTCTCTTGCTAAACAATGTGTAAGCTCTTTGCCTGAGGAGCGGCCGACGATGCACAGGGTGGTACAGATGCTGGAGTCGGATGTAATTACACCATGCCCTAGTGATTTCTACGATTCAGAATAG
- the LOC100842895 gene encoding SH3 domain-containing protein 2, whose product METLKKQASKLREHVAKQQQAVRKTFSTRYNQDTSLVDEAELECHHNLQRLYNSTRAAKHFQRTIVRGVEGFVAVSTKQMEIVKKLAEDCCKYGNNNQNLGFVLGIASVEFGKSHTQMEIEREKLLKVLGEQVFEPLREMIMSAPLEDARLLTYRYQRIRQDMESQIADVMRKQLKSKESSGNSDSLKLQHAESKLSELRTTLAALGREATAAMEDVEAQQQQVTFDRLLAMVVAERTYHQNVADILNKLHDEMLHAKQHHGESDNHCDEASSEPSPEPKMSPTHEHSNSTSEDPALTETSEPTRNSQEVHYVGEVIHPFDAQADGELNISVGDYVVVRQVARNGWSEGECKGKAGWFPSAYVQQRDKAPASKVIEPGLLTA is encoded by the exons ATGGAGACGCTCAAGAAGCAGGCCAGCAAGCTCCGGGAGCACGTcgccaagcagcagcag GCGGTTCGCAAGACGTTCAGCACGCGCTATAATCAGGACACCTCTCTTGTCGATGAAGCTGAACTTGAGTGCCATCACAATCTGCAGAGGCTTTATAATTCTACAAGGGCAGCTAAA CATTTCCAAAGAACCATCGTACGAGGTGTGGAGGGTTTTGTTGCTGTTAGCACCAAACAGATGGAGATAG TGAAAAAACTAGCTGAGGATTGTTGCAAATACGGAAACAACAATCAAAACTTGGGTTTTGTTCTTGGAATAGCTTCAGTTGAGTTTGGTAAATCCCACACCCAAATGGAGATAGAGCGAGAGAAACTTCTTAAGGTTCTTGGAGAGCAG GTTTTTGAGCCTCTCCGGGAAATGATAATGAGCGCTCCTCTTGAAGATGCTCGCTTGTTAACTTACCGCTATCAACGGATCAGACAAGACATGGAGTCTCAG ATAGCTGATGTGATGAGAAAGCAACTGAAGTCCAAGGAGAGCAGTGGCAATTCAGATTCATTGAAATTGCAACATGCAGAATCAAAATTATCAGAGCTCCGGACTACGCTAGCAGCATTAGGAAGAGAAGCAACTGCAGCTATGGAGGATGTAGAAGCTCAGCAGCAACAGGTCACCTTCGACCGTCTCCTTGCAATG GTTGTTGCCGAGAGAACTTATCATCAGAACGTTGCTGATATTCTAAACAAACTCCATGATGAG ATGCTCCATGCAAAACAACATCATGGAGAGTCAGACAACCACTGCGATGAGGCATCATCAGAACCATCACCGGAGCCTAAAATGTCACCAACACATGAGCACTCAAATAGCACATCAGAAGATCCAGCATTAACTGAAACTAGTGAACCAACAAGGAATAGTCAGGAAGTGCATTATGTTGGGGAG GTAATCCATCCGTTTGATGCTCAGGCTGATGGTGAGCTCAATATTTCTGTGGGTGATTACGTTGTGGTCCGCCAG GTGGCTCGAAATGGGTGGTCGGAGGGGGAATGCAAGGGAAAGGCTGGCTGGTTCCCATCTGCTTACGTACAGCAGAGGGACAAAGCCCCGGCAAGTAAGGTGATAGAGCCTGGACTTCTGACTGCttga
- the LOC104581812 gene encoding protein ENHANCED DOWNY MILDEW 2 isoform X1 — protein sequence MWDLLPDLLPRRENLLSDYIIEVSMEEDHTSAFRRVDDYVCAICDDGGQLLSCDGICGRWFHATKRTGAYSKCTSLKLSIEQQEVPKFLCNNCKYKHHQCFVCGQLGPSDMSSKNNSNQQGVLPVFQCNKDGCKRFYHPECLSQWDLNEKVEEVLCPLHECMSCKNEQKEVSRKHATEGGDMSKMQLVICRRCPKAFHPECMPRTAPTWNTEGGILMYCSDHKIAKRLRSAKRDHLKFPEIEVESAVEGQIDHVQKGRDNGPQTHTGKPAPEQAETSQHRSIEHNASTGSGPMEAFAAEPLFPGPHPSILP from the exons ATGTGGGATCTGCTTCCTGATTTGTTACCAAG GCGTGAGAATCTGTTGAGTGATTATATAATCGAAGTATCCATGGAGGAGGATCATACTTCTGCTTTTCGGCGAGTG GATGACTATGTTTGTGCAATTTGTGATGATGGTGGCCAGTTGCTAAG TTGTGATGGTATTTGTGGAAGGTGGTTCCACGCAACCAAACGTACTGGTGCATATTCAAAATGCACAAGTCTTAAGTTGAGTATAGAGCAACAG GAGGTTCCCAAGTTTCTATGCAATAATTGCAAGTACAAGCACCATCAGTGCTTTGTTTGTGGACAGTTGGGACCATCAGACATGTCATCAAAAAACAATTCAAACCAACAAGGG GTCCTTCCTGTCTTTCAGTGCAACAAGGATGGTTGTAAACGTTTTTACCACCCTGAGTGTCTTTCCCAGTGGGACCTCAATGAAAAAGTTGAAGAAGTTTTATGCCCTTTGCATGAATGCATGTCTTGCAAGAATGAACAAAAGGAAGTATCAAGGAAACATGCAACAGAGGGTGGTGATATGTCGAAAATGCAGTTGGTAATATGCAGACGCTGCCCCAAAGCATTTCATCCAGAATGCATGCCAAG GACTGCCCCCACATGGAACACTGAAGGAGGGATTTTGATGTATTGTAG TGATCATAAGATTGCAAAACGTCTCAGAAGTGCAAAAAGGGACCATCTTAAATTTCCAGAAATCGAAGTTGAAAGTGCTGTGGAAGGACAGATTGATCATGTTCAGAAGGGTAGAGACAATGGACCTCAAACTCACACGGGCAAACCAGCACCAGAACAGGCTGAAACGTCTCAGCACAGATCGATTGAGCATAATGCAAGTACTGGTTCCGGTCCCATGGAGGCCTTTGCAGCTGAGCCTTTGTTCCCAGGGCCACATCCAAGCATCTTGCCTTGA
- the LOC104581812 gene encoding protein ENHANCED DOWNY MILDEW 2 isoform X2, whose product MEEDHTSAFRRVDDYVCAICDDGGQLLSCDGICGRWFHATKRTGAYSKCTSLKLSIEQQEVPKFLCNNCKYKHHQCFVCGQLGPSDMSSKNNSNQQGVLPVFQCNKDGCKRFYHPECLSQWDLNEKVEEVLCPLHECMSCKNEQKEVSRKHATEGGDMSKMQLVICRRCPKAFHPECMPRTAPTWNTEGGILMYCSDHKIAKRLRSAKRDHLKFPEIEVESAVEGQIDHVQKGRDNGPQTHTGKPAPEQAETSQHRSIEHNASTGSGPMEAFAAEPLFPGPHPSILP is encoded by the exons ATGGAGGAGGATCATACTTCTGCTTTTCGGCGAGTG GATGACTATGTTTGTGCAATTTGTGATGATGGTGGCCAGTTGCTAAG TTGTGATGGTATTTGTGGAAGGTGGTTCCACGCAACCAAACGTACTGGTGCATATTCAAAATGCACAAGTCTTAAGTTGAGTATAGAGCAACAG GAGGTTCCCAAGTTTCTATGCAATAATTGCAAGTACAAGCACCATCAGTGCTTTGTTTGTGGACAGTTGGGACCATCAGACATGTCATCAAAAAACAATTCAAACCAACAAGGG GTCCTTCCTGTCTTTCAGTGCAACAAGGATGGTTGTAAACGTTTTTACCACCCTGAGTGTCTTTCCCAGTGGGACCTCAATGAAAAAGTTGAAGAAGTTTTATGCCCTTTGCATGAATGCATGTCTTGCAAGAATGAACAAAAGGAAGTATCAAGGAAACATGCAACAGAGGGTGGTGATATGTCGAAAATGCAGTTGGTAATATGCAGACGCTGCCCCAAAGCATTTCATCCAGAATGCATGCCAAG GACTGCCCCCACATGGAACACTGAAGGAGGGATTTTGATGTATTGTAG TGATCATAAGATTGCAAAACGTCTCAGAAGTGCAAAAAGGGACCATCTTAAATTTCCAGAAATCGAAGTTGAAAGTGCTGTGGAAGGACAGATTGATCATGTTCAGAAGGGTAGAGACAATGGACCTCAAACTCACACGGGCAAACCAGCACCAGAACAGGCTGAAACGTCTCAGCACAGATCGATTGAGCATAATGCAAGTACTGGTTCCGGTCCCATGGAGGCCTTTGCAGCTGAGCCTTTGTTCCCAGGGCCACATCCAAGCATCTTGCCTTGA
- the LOC100843199 gene encoding 17.9 kDa class I heat shock protein, with protein sequence MSLIRRSNVFDPFSLDLWDPFDGFPFGSGSSSLVPSFPRSSSSETAAFAGARIDWKETPEAHVFKADVPGLKKEEVKVEVEDGNILQISGERNKEHEEKTDTWHRVERSSGKFLRRFRLPDNAKAEQVKASMENGVLTVTVPKEEAKKPDVKSIQISG encoded by the coding sequence ATGTCGCTGATCCGCCGCAGCAACGTGTTCGACCCCTTCTCCCTCGACCTCTGGGACCCGTTCGACGGTTTTCCCTTCGgctccggcagcagcagcctcgtCCCGTCCTtcccccgctcctcctcctccgagacGGCGGCCTTCGCGGGCGCCCGCATCGACTGGAAGGAGACCCCCGAGGCGCACGTGTTCAAGGCGGATGTGCCGGGGctgaagaaggaggaggtgaaggtggaggtggaggacggcAACATCCTGCAGATCAGCGGCGAGCgcaacaaggagcacgaggagaaGACCGACACCTGGCACCGGGTGGAGCGCAGCAGCGGCAAGTTCCTGCGCAGGTTCAGGCTCCCCGACAACGCCAAGGCGGAGCAGGTCAAGGCGTCCATGGAGAACGGCGTGCTCACCGTCACCGTGCccaaggaggaggccaagAAGCCCGACGTCAAGTCCATCCAGATCTCCGGCTAG